A genomic segment from Spongiibacter sp. IMCC21906 encodes:
- the relA gene encoding GTP diphosphokinase — protein sequence MVKVREDFPQLNDGRVDLERWIARLPIDATHVSIDQLQQAFELAEACAARPSQLTGEEDAAHISFFTALEMVEILADLHLDQDSLIAAALFRAVREHRLTINDVSSQFGMSVAKLIDGVLGMAAISKVNEQLDVPVLGQSEAQSETIRKMLVALVDDVRVALIKLAERTAAIRSVKNNTDKRQRVAREVFDIYAPLAHRLGIGHIKWELEDLSFRYLQPTAYKKIAKLLDEKRLDRQRYIDEAIDTLGKALQADGIDADIAGRVKHIYSIWRKMQRKGIGFSQVYDIRAVRILVPDLKSCYSALGLVHGLWRNIPNEFDDYIANPKENGYRSLHTAVIGPQGKVLEIQIRTRAMHEEAEFGVCSHWMYKGTDKNAKTNSSYDEKIAWLRQVLDWHEESGSNSDVAEQFSRAQDRVYVFTPEGHVVNLQSGATPLDFAYHIHTEVGNRCRGAKVNGRIVPLTYTLNTGERVEVLTGKDSEPRRDWLQGNLGYLKTSRARTKVQHWFRQQAKEDNIAAGRALLEKEFRRLALNSIDYKYIAGHLHCPSVDDMYASVGAGEISTLQIIKAANQVAGKDEADQSEILRLRQPSQARKGDQVRISGVGNLMTHFARCCKPLPGDGIAGYITIGRGVSVHRQDCNKLLQLQSVEPQRIITVDWAGDHIDTYPVDILITAYDRQGLLRDITLQLASEKVNVISMNTVTDAEKHLANMSIRLEISDLAALSGLFNRLNSLPNVISVERIREG from the coding sequence ATGGTAAAGGTAAGAGAGGATTTTCCACAGCTAAACGACGGGCGGGTTGATTTGGAGCGCTGGATAGCGCGCCTACCGATCGACGCTACCCACGTTTCTATTGACCAGCTTCAGCAGGCTTTTGAGTTGGCAGAAGCGTGTGCGGCACGGCCATCTCAGCTTACTGGCGAAGAAGATGCCGCTCATATTAGTTTTTTTACAGCGTTAGAAATGGTGGAGATTCTCGCCGATTTACACCTTGATCAAGACAGCTTAATTGCTGCGGCGTTGTTTAGGGCTGTGCGGGAACATCGCCTGACAATTAATGATGTCAGCAGTCAGTTTGGCATGTCTGTTGCCAAGTTAATTGATGGCGTGCTGGGTATGGCGGCTATTTCCAAAGTTAATGAACAGTTGGATGTGCCTGTCTTGGGGCAGTCAGAGGCCCAAAGTGAAACCATCCGCAAAATGCTGGTGGCTTTGGTGGATGATGTCAGGGTTGCACTAATTAAGCTGGCGGAACGGACTGCCGCTATCCGGTCAGTGAAAAATAATACGGATAAACGTCAGCGCGTTGCCCGGGAAGTTTTTGATATTTATGCGCCGCTGGCCCACCGTTTGGGTATTGGTCATATTAAATGGGAGTTAGAAGACCTCTCTTTTCGTTACCTGCAACCTACCGCCTATAAAAAAATAGCCAAGCTGTTGGACGAAAAACGCTTGGATCGCCAGCGTTATATCGACGAAGCCATCGATACCTTGGGTAAGGCGTTGCAAGCGGATGGTATTGATGCGGATATCGCGGGGCGCGTTAAACATATCTATAGTATTTGGCGAAAAATGCAGCGCAAGGGCATTGGCTTTTCTCAGGTTTACGATATTCGAGCGGTCCGGATATTGGTTCCTGATTTAAAGTCTTGTTATTCAGCGCTGGGGCTTGTGCATGGTTTGTGGCGAAATATCCCCAATGAATTTGACGATTATATTGCCAACCCTAAAGAGAATGGTTATCGCTCTTTGCATACCGCCGTTATTGGTCCTCAAGGCAAGGTGCTGGAAATTCAAATTCGCACTCGAGCCATGCACGAAGAGGCGGAATTTGGCGTTTGCTCTCACTGGATGTACAAAGGGACTGATAAAAACGCCAAAACCAATTCTAGTTATGACGAGAAAATTGCCTGGTTGCGGCAAGTTTTAGACTGGCATGAAGAAAGCGGTAGTAATAGCGATGTCGCAGAGCAGTTTAGCCGTGCCCAGGATCGGGTTTATGTCTTTACCCCAGAAGGACATGTAGTCAACCTACAAAGTGGCGCTACGCCGTTAGACTTTGCTTATCATATTCATACTGAGGTGGGTAACCGATGCCGGGGGGCTAAAGTGAATGGTCGCATTGTGCCATTAACCTATACCCTCAATACCGGTGAGCGGGTAGAAGTGCTCACCGGAAAAGACAGTGAACCTCGGCGAGATTGGCTACAGGGTAATTTGGGCTACCTAAAAACCTCTCGAGCTCGCACAAAAGTGCAGCATTGGTTCAGGCAGCAGGCGAAAGAAGACAATATTGCCGCGGGTCGCGCGTTGTTAGAAAAAGAATTTCGCCGTTTGGCTTTAAATAGCATTGATTACAAGTACATTGCCGGGCATTTGCATTGCCCCAGCGTTGACGATATGTACGCGTCGGTGGGCGCCGGTGAAATTAGCACCTTGCAAATCATCAAGGCGGCTAACCAAGTCGCGGGTAAAGATGAAGCTGACCAGAGTGAGATATTACGCCTGCGGCAGCCGAGTCAGGCCCGTAAAGGTGATCAGGTTAGGATTAGTGGAGTGGGTAATTTGATGACCCATTTTGCTCGCTGTTGTAAGCCATTGCCCGGTGATGGTATTGCGGGATATATCACGATAGGGCGTGGCGTCAGTGTTCATCGTCAGGACTGTAATAAATTACTGCAATTACAGAGTGTTGAGCCTCAGCGGATTATTACCGTGGACTGGGCCGGGGATCACATTGATACCTATCCCGTGGATATTCTTATAACAGCTTATGATCGGCAGGGGCTGTTGCGGGATATCACTCTGCAACTTGCTTCAGAGAAGGTTAACGTCATCTCTATGAATACGGTAACCGATGCTGAAAAGCATCTTGCCAATATGAGTATCCGATTAGAAATTTCGGATTTGGCTGCGCTGTCGGGGTTGTTCAACCGTCTCAATAGCCTGCCCAATGTGATATCGGTAGAACGGATTAGAGAAGGATAA